The Streptomyces sp. NBC_00691 genome has a segment encoding these proteins:
- a CDS encoding ATP-binding protein gives MATVELRFSAQPEHVRTARLVAAAVARRAGVDEAVLDEVRLAVGEACSRAVGLHRSNDVTTPIRVVLTEEEKTFSIEVGDEVPGAGVAAADAAGVPGARAAAPAEEFDDADGEDEMGLAVIRGLVDDVEVSAGEDGGTIRMSWPVNSADILS, from the coding sequence ATGGCAACCGTTGAACTCCGCTTCAGCGCTCAGCCCGAGCACGTCCGTACGGCCCGCCTGGTGGCGGCCGCGGTGGCGCGCCGGGCCGGGGTGGACGAGGCGGTCCTCGACGAGGTGCGGCTCGCCGTGGGTGAGGCGTGTTCGCGTGCCGTCGGGCTGCACCGCAGCAACGACGTGACGACGCCCATCAGGGTCGTGCTGACCGAGGAGGAGAAGACGTTCTCCATCGAGGTCGGCGACGAGGTCCCGGGTGCGGGGGTCGCGGCGGCCGATGCCGCCGGTGTCCCCGGCGCGCGGGCCGCGGCCCCGGCCGAGGAATTCGACGACGCCGACGGTGAGGACGAGATGGGTCTCGCGGTGATCCGCGGGCTCGTCGACGATGTCGAGGTGAGCGCCGGCGAGGACGGCGGCACCATCCGGATGAGCTGGCCGGTGAACTCGGCGGACATCCTGTCCTGA
- a CDS encoding TadE family type IV pilus minor pilin, translating into MRRSDRGFVTVEAALVLPVLALFTVTLLWALAAAAAQIRCVDAARAGARVAARAEPVASAESAARAAAPEGARVAVTRSGELWRVTVEAAAPGPRGMGLTLRAEAAALAEAIPLDGPAAGGSEAGGLVSGGPESGGPS; encoded by the coding sequence ATGCGCCGTTCTGACCGGGGCTTCGTGACCGTGGAGGCGGCGCTGGTGTTGCCGGTCCTCGCCCTCTTCACGGTCACGCTGCTCTGGGCGCTGGCGGCGGCCGCCGCGCAGATCCGCTGTGTGGACGCGGCCCGGGCCGGGGCACGGGTCGCGGCCCGCGCCGAGCCCGTGGCCTCCGCCGAGTCGGCCGCGCGGGCCGCCGCGCCCGAGGGCGCGCGGGTCGCGGTGACCCGCTCGGGGGAGCTGTGGCGGGTGACGGTGGAGGCCGCGGCGCCGGGCCCCCGGGGCATGGGACTGACCCTGCGGGCGGAGGCCGCGGCGCTCGCTGAGGCCATACCGCTCGACGGCCCGGCAGCGGGCGGCTCGGAAGCGGGCGGGCTGGTGTCCGGCGGCCCGGAGAGCGGGGGGCCGTCGTGA
- a CDS encoding DUF4244 domain-containing protein has product MGVRAATGEWWRTRREAADRDAGMTTSEYAVGTIAAAGFAAVLYKIVTSETVSGALESMIGKALDAPF; this is encoded by the coding sequence ATGGGAGTCAGGGCGGCTACGGGCGAGTGGTGGCGGACACGACGGGAGGCGGCGGACCGTGACGCGGGGATGACCACGTCCGAGTACGCGGTGGGGACGATCGCGGCGGCGGGGTTCGCCGCGGTCCTGTACAAGATCGTGACCAGCGAAACGGTCTCGGGGGCGCTGGAGTCGATGATCGGGAAGGCCCTCGATGCGCCGTTCTGA
- a CDS encoding STAS domain-containing protein: protein MDLSLSTRNVSGAGGDRTVVEVGGEIDVYTAPKLREQLVELVNDGSYHLVVDMEGVDFLDSTGLGVLVGGLKRVRAHEGSLRLVCNQERILKIFRITGLTKVFPIHTSVDEAVNAVD from the coding sequence GTGGACCTGTCCCTGTCGACTCGCAATGTGTCCGGCGCTGGTGGCGACCGTACGGTCGTCGAGGTCGGTGGCGAGATTGATGTGTATACCGCGCCCAAGCTGCGCGAGCAGTTGGTCGAGTTGGTGAACGACGGCAGCTACCACCTGGTCGTCGACATGGAGGGCGTGGACTTCCTCGACTCCACCGGTCTCGGCGTGCTCGTAGGCGGCCTGAAGCGCGTTCGTGCCCACGAGGGCTCGCTGCGTCTGGTCTGCAACCAGGAGCGCATTCTGAAGATTTTCCGGATCACGGGTCTCACCAAGGTGTTCCCGATCCACACCTCGGTCGACGAGGCCGTCAACGCCGTCGACTGA
- a CDS encoding type II secretion system F family protein has product MTAAAIVWGEQGVRELVGGRRARGMRRRLRDVLPAPAAAVPAAPAPRSRGVRSAGLPPWVGHWAAPFGAAGLGWVLFGVLGGLTAAVLVAVVVRRGAAGRSDVPTDAEEDTVRHLPLAADLLAACASAGAGPGEAAEAVGRSLGGALGERLTRTAAELRLGGEPAEVWRRFGAIPGASGLARCMERAGSSGAPAAEAVARHAAALRSARARTAAAGARRAQVLISGPVGLCFLPAFLAVGVAPVVIGLATGLLDG; this is encoded by the coding sequence ATGACGGCCGCGGCGATCGTCTGGGGCGAGCAGGGTGTGCGGGAACTGGTGGGCGGGCGGAGGGCGCGTGGGATGCGGCGGAGGCTGCGAGACGTGCTGCCGGCCCCGGCGGCAGCCGTGCCCGCGGCCCCGGCCCCGCGATCGCGAGGGGTTCGGTCCGCAGGGCTGCCGCCGTGGGTGGGGCACTGGGCGGCGCCCTTCGGGGCGGCCGGGCTCGGCTGGGTGCTGTTCGGGGTGCTCGGCGGCTTGACGGCCGCCGTGCTGGTGGCCGTCGTCGTCAGACGCGGAGCGGCGGGCAGGTCGGACGTGCCGACGGACGCGGAGGAGGACACGGTGCGGCATCTTCCGCTGGCCGCCGATCTGTTGGCGGCCTGTGCCTCGGCCGGTGCCGGGCCCGGGGAGGCGGCGGAGGCCGTCGGGCGGTCCCTGGGAGGCGCGCTGGGCGAGCGGCTGACCCGTACGGCGGCCGAGCTGCGGCTCGGTGGCGAACCGGCCGAGGTGTGGCGGAGGTTCGGCGCGATACCGGGCGCCTCGGGCCTCGCGCGCTGCATGGAGCGGGCCGGCTCCTCGGGGGCGCCCGCGGCGGAGGCCGTCGCCCGGCACGCGGCCGCGCTGCGGTCGGCCCGCGCCCGGACGGCGGCGGCAGGGGCGCGCCGGGCGCAGGTGCTGATCAGCGGGCCCGTGGGGCTCTGCTTCCTGCCGGCCTTCCTGGCGGTGGGGGTGGCCCCGGTGGTCATCGGCCTGGCGACGGGACTTCTGGACGGATGA
- a CDS encoding small secreted protein: MNKKLAAALSGGAVLVLALSGCSDDEGNKVDDWAKTFCDQAKPQIQKRADAHQIIISTAADSKPAEIQAADSKAFQDIADADRALAKAVEGAGAPPVENGEKVQQDAIKELNATAVAYEGLKKQVDALDPTNQQKFADGLQGVADGLTKIEKMDQNALSKLEEGELGQAMAKQPGCQKPTASTPPKASGSASPAPGSTASGSSDKASAKPAAPTASAKTEE, translated from the coding sequence GTGAACAAGAAGCTTGCGGCCGCACTGTCCGGCGGCGCGGTACTCGTGCTCGCGCTGTCCGGTTGCAGCGACGACGAGGGCAACAAGGTGGACGACTGGGCGAAGACGTTCTGCGACCAGGCCAAGCCCCAGATCCAGAAGCGGGCCGACGCCCACCAGATCATCATTTCGACGGCGGCGGACAGCAAGCCCGCCGAGATCCAGGCCGCCGACTCCAAGGCGTTCCAGGACATCGCCGACGCCGACCGCGCGCTGGCCAAGGCCGTCGAGGGCGCCGGCGCCCCGCCCGTCGAGAACGGCGAGAAGGTCCAGCAGGACGCGATCAAGGAGCTCAACGCGACCGCGGTGGCCTACGAGGGCCTCAAGAAGCAGGTCGACGCGCTGGACCCGACGAACCAGCAGAAGTTCGCGGACGGCCTGCAGGGTGTCGCCGACGGTCTGACCAAGATCGAGAAGATGGACCAGAACGCCCTGTCCAAGCTGGAGGAGGGCGAGCTGGGCCAGGCGATGGCCAAGCAGCCCGGCTGCCAGAAGCCCACCGCCTCGACCCCGCCGAAGGCCTCCGGCTCGGCGTCCCCGGCGCCCGGCTCCACCGCCTCCGGCTCCTCCGACAAGGCCTCGGCGAAGCCTGCCGCCCCGACCGCGTCGGCCAAGACCGAGGAGTAG
- a CDS encoding type II secretion system F family protein, with amino-acid sequence MSTTGVPVRDVAQAVAAVCAVAALWEVVERRRATGRARLVLGGGVSGVPGALGGRAVWSAVAARWWAVLRGRRAWLCLPVAGVVALLGESPLPLIAGAVAVPVVGRRLREAGRRREGEARAERVVALCGAVVGELRAGWQPAQALAFAARETGALGDEEAAVLAAARFGGDVPEALRGAAGQDGADGLSGMAACWQVAVDGGAGLAAGLDRLEAALRDHREQRERLRAELAGAWATVVVLAVLPLAGVALGAALGADPLRVLLHTPAGLGCLAVGGALEAAGLWWAARIVRAGERT; translated from the coding sequence GTGAGCACGACGGGGGTGCCCGTACGGGATGTGGCCCAGGCGGTGGCGGCGGTCTGTGCCGTCGCGGCGTTGTGGGAGGTGGTGGAGCGCAGGCGCGCCACGGGCCGGGCGCGACTGGTGCTCGGCGGTGGGGTTTCCGGGGTCCCCGGGGCTCTCGGGGGGCGGGCGGTGTGGTCGGCGGTGGCCGCGCGCTGGTGGGCCGTGCTGCGGGGACGGCGGGCCTGGCTGTGTCTGCCGGTGGCGGGAGTCGTCGCGCTGCTCGGTGAGTCGCCGCTGCCGCTGATCGCGGGAGCGGTCGCGGTGCCGGTCGTCGGGCGGCGGCTGCGCGAGGCCGGGCGCCGGAGGGAAGGCGAGGCGCGGGCCGAGCGCGTGGTGGCCCTGTGCGGGGCCGTCGTGGGGGAGTTGAGGGCCGGTTGGCAGCCCGCGCAGGCCCTGGCCTTCGCGGCCCGCGAGACGGGCGCGCTCGGCGACGAGGAGGCGGCGGTGCTCGCCGCGGCCCGGTTCGGCGGGGACGTGCCGGAGGCCCTGCGCGGAGCGGCCGGGCAGGACGGCGCCGACGGGCTCTCGGGCATGGCGGCCTGCTGGCAGGTGGCCGTGGACGGGGGCGCGGGCCTGGCGGCCGGGCTCGACCGGCTCGAAGCGGCCCTGCGGGACCACCGCGAGCAGCGCGAGCGGTTGCGGGCCGAACTCGCCGGGGCCTGGGCGACGGTGGTGGTTCTCGCGGTGCTGCCGCTCGCGGGTGTCGCCCTCGGCGCGGCTCTGGGCGCGGACCCGCTGCGGGTGCTGCTGCACACGCCGGCGGGCCTGGGCTGCCTTGCCGTGGGCGGGGCTCTGGAGGCGGCGGGGCTGTGGTGGGCCGCGCGGATCGTCCGAGCAGGGGAGCGGACGTGA
- a CDS encoding class I SAM-dependent methyltransferase has protein sequence MSTTSLPPRLPVPAHAARLRETLLAADFTADGLLDLLGAPAYAALARSETVPALRATRGDSPLETLVRLFLLQQGVGHERAAASLPLDEALGDGWVVREDDTVSATVDIRPYGGPDGEDWFIVSDLGCAVGGAGGIGKKDEGVVLGVGGASTTLAGITVRTPVSSALDLGTGSGIQALHAAQHTTLVTATDLNPRALDFTRLTLALSGAREAELLTGSLFDPVDGDTYDLIVSNPPFVISPGARLTYRDGGMGGDDLCRTLVQQAGDRLNDGGYAQFLANWQHVEGEEWQDRLRSWVPAGCDAWIVQREVQDITQYAELWLRDSGDHRGDPDAYAEAYGRWLDEFEARETRAVGFGWITIRRNGAVASGDVEPSIVVEEWPHPVEQPLGPTVLAHFERQDYLRSHDDAALLADRFTLAPEVVQEQVGLPGAEDPEHVVLRQNRGMRRATRVDHVGAGFAGVCDGTLSAGRILDAIGQLMGEDPVILRDRTPQAIRLLVEEGFLLPVGDDENGGGAPTADGGAA, from the coding sequence GTGAGTACGACCAGCCTGCCTCCCCGCCTCCCGGTGCCCGCGCACGCCGCCCGTCTGCGCGAGACCCTGCTCGCCGCCGACTTCACCGCCGACGGACTCCTCGACCTGCTCGGCGCCCCGGCCTACGCCGCGCTCGCGCGCAGCGAGACCGTGCCCGCGCTGCGCGCCACCCGCGGCGACTCCCCGCTGGAGACCCTCGTCCGGCTCTTCCTGCTCCAGCAGGGCGTCGGGCACGAGCGGGCCGCCGCCTCGCTCCCGCTCGACGAGGCCCTGGGCGACGGCTGGGTGGTCCGCGAGGACGACACCGTCTCCGCCACGGTCGACATCCGGCCGTACGGCGGGCCCGACGGCGAGGACTGGTTCATCGTCTCCGACCTGGGCTGCGCCGTCGGCGGAGCCGGCGGGATCGGCAAGAAGGACGAAGGGGTCGTCCTCGGCGTCGGCGGCGCCTCCACCACCCTCGCCGGGATCACGGTCCGTACGCCGGTGTCCTCCGCGCTCGACCTCGGTACCGGCTCCGGCATCCAGGCGCTGCACGCGGCCCAGCACACCACCCTGGTCACGGCCACCGACCTCAACCCGCGCGCCCTGGACTTCACGCGGCTCACCCTCGCGCTCTCCGGCGCCCGGGAGGCCGAGCTGCTGACCGGCTCGCTCTTCGATCCGGTCGACGGGGACACGTACGACCTGATCGTCTCCAACCCGCCGTTCGTGATCTCGCCCGGCGCCCGGCTCACCTACCGGGACGGCGGGATGGGCGGCGACGACCTGTGCCGCACGCTCGTGCAGCAGGCCGGCGACCGGCTCAACGACGGCGGGTACGCCCAGTTCCTCGCCAACTGGCAGCACGTCGAGGGCGAGGAGTGGCAGGACCGGCTGCGGTCCTGGGTGCCGGCGGGCTGTGACGCCTGGATCGTGCAGCGCGAGGTCCAGGACATCACCCAGTACGCCGAGCTGTGGCTCCGTGACAGCGGGGACCACCGCGGCGACCCGGACGCGTACGCCGAGGCGTACGGGCGCTGGCTCGACGAGTTCGAGGCCCGCGAGACGCGCGCCGTGGGCTTCGGCTGGATCACGATCCGGCGGAACGGCGCCGTGGCGTCCGGCGACGTCGAGCCGTCGATCGTCGTCGAGGAGTGGCCGCACCCCGTCGAGCAGCCCCTCGGTCCCACCGTCCTCGCCCACTTCGAGCGCCAGGACTATCTCCGGTCCCACGACGACGCGGCGCTGCTCGCCGACCGGTTCACGCTCGCGCCCGAGGTGGTGCAGGAGCAGGTCGGACTCCCCGGGGCCGAGGACCCGGAGCACGTCGTGCTCCGGCAGAACCGGGGCATGCGCCGTGCCACCCGGGTCGACCACGTCGGCGCCGGCTTCGCCGGTGTCTGCGACGGCACCCTCAGCGCGGGCCGCATCCTCGACGCGATCGGGCAGCTGATGGGCGAGGACCCGGTGATACTGCGGGACCGCACCCCGCAGGCGATCCGGCTG
- a CDS encoding sodium-translocating pyrophosphatase: MYPTSLAAAVLTSGNRTIVYVVGAVALAALVVARLLVRQVLRAGEGTERMREIAAAVQEGANAYLARQLRTVAVFAVVVFLLLMVLPADNWSQRAGRSLFFLVGALFSALTGYIGMRLAVRANVRVAAAAREATPAEGEPEKNLTEVAHRATRIAFRTGGVVGMCTVGLGLLGAACVVLVYAADAPKVLEGFGLGAALIAMFMRVGGGIFTKAADVGADLVGKVEQGIPEDDPRNAATIADNVGDNVGDCAGMAADLFESYAVTLVAALILGMAAFGDHGLAFPLIVPAIGVITAVIGIFAVSPRRADRGGMSAINRGFLVSAAISLAGVAVAAFVYLPSSYAELEGVTEPGIRDHAGDPRVLALVAVALGIVLAALIQQLTGYFTETSRRPVRDIGKSSLTGPATVVLAGVALGMESAVYTALLIGLTVYGAFLVAGSSIMLALFAVALAGTGLLTTVGVIVAMDTFGPVADNAQGIAEMSGDVRGAGAQVLTDLDAVGNTTKAITKGIAIATAVLAAAALFGSYRDAIAASVAEVGAKADELTLSMDISQPNNLFGLILGAAVVFLFSGLAINAVSRSAGSVVHEVRRQFREHPGIMDFTEKPEYGRVVDICTKDALRELATPGLLAVMAPIAVGFALGVGALGAYLAGAIGTGALMAVFLANSGGAWDNAKKLVEDGNHGGKGSEAHEATVIGDTVGDPFKDTAGPAINPLLKVMNLVALLIAPAVVRFSYGGDASAGLRAAVAGVALIVVVVAVRVSKRRSVTVS; the protein is encoded by the coding sequence ATGTACCCCACATCTCTCGCCGCGGCGGTGCTCACGAGCGGGAACCGGACGATCGTGTACGTCGTCGGCGCCGTCGCCCTCGCCGCGCTGGTCGTCGCACGGCTGCTCGTCCGCCAGGTGCTCAGGGCCGGTGAGGGCACCGAGCGGATGAGGGAGATCGCCGCAGCCGTGCAGGAGGGGGCCAACGCCTACCTCGCGCGGCAGCTGCGGACCGTCGCCGTCTTCGCGGTCGTCGTGTTCCTCCTGCTGATGGTGCTGCCCGCGGACAACTGGTCGCAGCGCGCCGGACGTTCCCTGTTCTTCCTGGTCGGGGCGCTCTTCTCGGCACTCACCGGGTACATCGGCATGCGGCTCGCGGTACGGGCCAACGTGCGGGTCGCGGCGGCCGCCCGGGAGGCCACGCCGGCCGAGGGCGAACCCGAGAAGAACCTGACGGAGGTGGCCCACCGGGCCACCCGGATCGCGTTCCGCACCGGTGGGGTCGTCGGCATGTGCACGGTCGGCCTCGGACTGCTCGGGGCCGCGTGCGTCGTCCTCGTCTACGCCGCCGACGCGCCCAAGGTCCTGGAGGGATTCGGACTCGGCGCCGCGCTCATCGCCATGTTCATGCGCGTGGGCGGCGGCATCTTCACCAAGGCCGCCGACGTCGGCGCCGACCTGGTCGGCAAGGTCGAGCAGGGCATCCCGGAGGACGACCCGCGCAACGCGGCCACCATCGCCGACAACGTGGGCGACAACGTCGGCGACTGCGCGGGCATGGCGGCCGACCTCTTCGAGTCGTACGCCGTCACCCTGGTCGCCGCGCTCATCCTCGGCATGGCGGCCTTCGGCGACCACGGCCTGGCGTTTCCGCTGATCGTGCCCGCGATCGGGGTGATCACCGCGGTGATCGGCATCTTCGCCGTCTCCCCGCGGCGCGCCGACCGGGGCGGGATGAGCGCGATCAACCGCGGATTCCTCGTCTCCGCCGCGATCTCGCTCGCCGGGGTCGCCGTCGCCGCCTTCGTCTACCTGCCCTCCTCCTACGCCGAGCTGGAGGGCGTCACCGAGCCCGGCATCCGCGACCACGCCGGTGATCCCCGGGTCCTCGCCCTGGTCGCCGTCGCCCTCGGCATCGTCCTCGCCGCGCTCATCCAGCAGCTCACCGGCTACTTCACGGAGACGAGCCGCCGGCCGGTCAGGGACATCGGCAAGTCCTCGCTCACCGGCCCCGCGACCGTCGTCCTCGCGGGCGTGGCGCTCGGCATGGAGTCCGCCGTCTACACGGCGCTCCTGATCGGCCTCACCGTGTACGGGGCGTTCCTGGTCGCCGGTTCCTCGATCATGCTGGCGCTGTTCGCGGTCGCCCTCGCCGGTACCGGCCTGCTCACCACGGTCGGCGTGATCGTCGCCATGGACACCTTCGGCCCGGTCGCCGACAACGCCCAGGGCATCGCGGAGATGTCCGGGGACGTGCGGGGGGCGGGTGCCCAGGTCCTCACCGACCTGGACGCCGTCGGCAACACGACGAAGGCCATCACCAAGGGCATCGCCATCGCCACCGCCGTCCTCGCCGCCGCGGCGCTGTTCGGCTCGTACCGGGACGCCATCGCCGCCTCGGTCGCCGAGGTCGGGGCGAAGGCGGACGAGCTGACCCTGTCGATGGACATCTCCCAGCCCAACAACCTGTTCGGCCTGATCCTCGGCGCGGCGGTCGTGTTCCTCTTCTCGGGGCTCGCGATCAACGCCGTGTCGCGGTCGGCGGGATCGGTGGTCCACGAGGTGCGGCGGCAGTTCCGCGAGCACCCCGGGATCATGGACTTCACCGAGAAGCCCGAGTACGGACGGGTCGTCGACATCTGCACCAAGGACGCGCTGCGCGAACTCGCCACGCCCGGGCTGCTCGCGGTGATGGCGCCGATCGCGGTCGGCTTCGCGCTGGGCGTCGGAGCGCTCGGCGCGTACCTCGCCGGAGCGATCGGCACGGGCGCCCTGATGGCCGTCTTCCTCGCCAACTCCGGCGGTGCCTGGGACAACGCGAAGAAGCTGGTCGAGGACGGGAACCACGGCGGCAAGGGCAGCGAGGCGCACGAGGCGACCGTCATCGGGGACACGGTCGGCGACCCGTTCAAGGACACGGCGGGACCGGCGATCAACCCTCTTCTGAAGGTGATGAACCTGGTCGCGCTGCTCATCGCTCCTGCCGTCGTGCGGTTCAGCTACGGAGGTGACGCCAGCGCCGGACTGCGGGCGGCGGTCGCGGGGGTCGCGCTGATCGTCGTCGTCGTCGCCGTGAGGGTCTCCAAGAGGCGTTCCGTGACGGTGTCCTGA
- a CDS encoding DEAD/DEAH box helicase, giving the protein MAFNHLPAAMHDALEALSVMAVTHSVPMAKNQRPRRPAGDTGSRPSPGMVLDRLSSGESRAARITHTEHMPAREGRHAVWPHRIRPEVVAAIEAAGIEHPWAHQAEAAEHALDGENVVIATGTASGKSLAYLAPVLSALLDGSEAPNGRGATALYLSPTKALAADQRRAVRELAAPLGNRIRPAVYDGDTPVEEREWVRQYANHVLTNPDMLHRGILPSHPRWASFLRSLRYVVIDECHTYRGVFGSHVAQVLRRLRRICARYGSEPVFLLASATSAEPALAAGRLTGLPVTEVSDDASPRGELVFALWEPPLTELHGERGAPVRRTATAETADLLTDLTRQGVRSVAFVRSRRGAELISVIAQERLAETDRSLARRVAAYRGGYLPEERRALERALHSGELLGLAATTALELGVDVSGLDAVLIAGYPGTRASLWQQAGRAGRSGEGALAILIARDDPLDTFLVHHPEAIFDQPVESTVLDPDNPYVLAPHLCAAAAELPLTEPDLALFGPAVPDLLPQLEGAGLLRRRSTGWYWTRRERAADLTDIRGGGGSPVRIVEAGTGRLLGTVDEAASHAAVHEGAVHLHQGRTYLVRELDLKDSVALVEEAVPPYSTTARDTTSIAVLDTETEIPWGAGRLCYGSVEVTNQVVSFLRRRLITGEVLGETKLDLPPRTLRTRAVWWTVTEDQLDAARVTPEILGGALHAAEHASIGMLPLFATCDRWDIGGVSVPLHPDTLLHTVFVYDGHPGGAGFAERAFHTARAWLTATREAIASCECEAGCPSCIQSPKCGNGNDPLHKRGAVRLLTEILREAPEPPKTPETPQPPPETAPEPPGAPAVPEDPEAPEVPPGT; this is encoded by the coding sequence ATGGCATTCAATCACTTACCAGCAGCCATGCACGACGCCTTGGAAGCATTGTCCGTCATGGCAGTGACACACTCGGTGCCGATGGCCAAGAATCAGCGCCCCCGTCGACCGGCCGGAGACACGGGCAGCCGCCCCTCCCCCGGCATGGTCCTCGACCGGCTCTCCTCGGGCGAGAGCCGGGCCGCGCGCATCACTCATACGGAGCACATGCCCGCCCGGGAGGGTCGTCATGCCGTCTGGCCGCATCGCATCCGTCCGGAGGTGGTCGCGGCGATCGAGGCGGCCGGGATCGAGCACCCCTGGGCACACCAGGCGGAGGCCGCAGAGCACGCCCTGGACGGCGAGAACGTGGTGATCGCCACCGGAACCGCCTCGGGCAAGTCGCTCGCCTACCTCGCCCCGGTCCTGAGCGCCCTCCTGGACGGCTCGGAGGCCCCGAACGGCCGCGGGGCCACCGCCCTGTACCTCTCGCCCACCAAGGCCCTCGCCGCCGACCAGCGGCGCGCCGTCCGGGAACTGGCCGCCCCGCTCGGCAACCGGATCCGCCCGGCCGTCTACGACGGCGACACACCCGTCGAGGAACGCGAGTGGGTCCGCCAGTACGCGAACCACGTGCTGACCAACCCCGACATGCTGCACCGGGGCATACTCCCCTCCCACCCCAGGTGGGCCTCCTTCCTGCGCTCCCTGCGCTACGTCGTGATCGACGAGTGCCACACCTACCGGGGCGTCTTCGGCTCCCACGTCGCCCAGGTGCTGCGGCGACTGCGCCGGATCTGCGCCCGGTACGGCTCCGAGCCGGTCTTCCTCCTCGCCTCCGCCACCTCCGCCGAACCCGCCCTCGCCGCCGGCCGCCTCACCGGCCTGCCGGTCACCGAGGTCTCCGACGACGCCTCCCCGCGCGGCGAGCTGGTCTTCGCCCTGTGGGAGCCGCCGCTGACCGAGCTGCACGGCGAGCGGGGAGCGCCCGTGCGCCGCACCGCCACCGCGGAGACCGCGGACCTGCTGACCGACCTGACCCGCCAGGGCGTCCGCTCGGTCGCCTTCGTACGCTCCCGGCGCGGCGCCGAACTGATCTCGGTGATCGCCCAGGAACGCCTCGCCGAGACCGACCGGTCACTCGCCCGCCGGGTCGCCGCCTATCGCGGCGGCTACCTCCCGGAGGAGCGCCGCGCCCTGGAGCGGGCCCTGCACTCCGGCGAACTCCTCGGACTGGCCGCCACGACCGCCCTGGAGCTGGGCGTGGACGTCTCCGGCCTGGACGCGGTCCTGATCGCCGGCTACCCGGGCACCCGGGCCTCGCTGTGGCAGCAGGCGGGCCGTGCCGGCCGCTCGGGCGAGGGCGCCCTGGCGATCCTGATCGCCCGGGACGACCCGCTGGACACCTTCCTGGTCCACCACCCGGAGGCGATCTTCGACCAGCCGGTCGAGTCGACCGTCCTCGACCCCGACAACCCCTACGTCCTCGCCCCCCATCTGTGCGCCGCCGCCGCGGAGCTCCCGCTGACCGAGCCGGACCTTGCCCTCTTCGGCCCGGCCGTCCCGGACCTGCTGCCCCAGCTGGAGGGCGCAGGCCTGCTGCGCCGCCGCTCCACCGGCTGGTACTGGACCCGCCGCGAGCGGGCCGCCGACCTCACCGACATCCGGGGCGGAGGCGGCAGCCCCGTCCGGATCGTGGAGGCCGGCACCGGCCGGCTGCTCGGCACCGTCGACGAGGCCGCCTCCCACGCGGCCGTCCACGAGGGCGCCGTCCACCTCCACCAGGGCCGCACCTACCTGGTGCGGGAACTGGACCTCAAGGACTCCGTGGCGCTCGTGGAGGAGGCCGTCCCGCCGTACTCGACCACCGCCCGCGACACCACCTCCATCGCCGTCCTCGACACCGAGACCGAGATCCCCTGGGGAGCCGGCCGCCTCTGCTACGGCTCCGTCGAGGTCACCAACCAGGTCGTCTCCTTCCTGCGCCGCCGCCTGATCACGGGCGAGGTGCTCGGCGAGACCAAGCTCGACCTGCCGCCCCGCACCCTGCGCACCCGCGCCGTGTGGTGGACGGTCACGGAGGACCAGCTCGACGCCGCCCGGGTCACCCCGGAGATCCTCGGGGGCGCCCTGCACGCCGCCGAGCACGCCTCCATCGGCATGCTGCCGCTCTTCGCCACCTGCGACCGCTGGGACATCGGCGGGGTGTCCGTACCGCTCCACCCGGACACCCTGCTGCACACCGTCTTCGTGTACGACGGCCACCCGGGCGGCGCGGGCTTCGCCGAGCGCGCCTTCCACACGGCCCGCGCCTGGCTGACGGCCACCCGGGAGGCCATCGCCTCCTGCGAGTGCGAGGCGGGCTGCCCGTCATGCATCCAGTCCCCCAAGTGCGGCAACGGCAACGACCCCCTCCACAAGCGCGGCGCGGTCCGTCTCCTCACGGAGATCCTCCGCGAGGCCCCGGAGCCCCCGAAGACACCCGAGACGCCCCAGCCGCCCCCGGAGACGGCTCCGGAACCCCCGGGGGCCCCGGCGGTCCCGGAGGACCCGGAGGCCCCGGAGGTCCCGCCCGGGACCTGA